Proteins encoded in a region of the Elizabethkingia bruuniana genome:
- a CDS encoding helix-turn-helix domain-containing protein codes for MKTPAKVSSISAMHQFLGLKRPANPLISVFNFDEVKLEPETILSAVTTDFYVIALKKDCAGGKCKYGQQYYDFDDGIMYFIAPHQVLQFEDVLLNSVRGFVLVVHQDFLHGYALASQIREYGYFSYTANEALHLSEKEEKSIMDIIHNIEQEIDANMDLFTQDLLVSNLDLLLKYCDRFYNRQFLTRKKANNDLLSKLEALLDDYFKNDRQIVSGIPTVHFIAEQLHLSANYLSDMLRVQTGQTTQQHIQNRLIEKAKELLSATEMSVSEIAYHLGFEHPQSFHRLFKNRTSVSPLEFRASFN; via the coding sequence ATGAAAACTCCGGCAAAAGTTTCATCAATTAGCGCAATGCACCAATTTTTAGGACTTAAAAGACCTGCAAATCCATTAATTAGTGTATTTAATTTTGATGAGGTAAAACTGGAACCTGAAACTATTCTCAGTGCAGTAACAACAGATTTTTATGTAATTGCTCTAAAGAAGGATTGTGCAGGCGGAAAATGTAAATATGGGCAGCAATATTATGATTTCGACGACGGGATTATGTATTTTATCGCACCCCATCAGGTTTTACAGTTTGAAGATGTACTGCTGAATAGTGTGAGAGGTTTTGTATTGGTTGTACATCAGGATTTCTTACATGGATATGCGCTAGCCTCCCAAATCAGGGAATATGGCTATTTCTCTTACACAGCAAATGAAGCGCTGCATCTTTCCGAAAAAGAAGAAAAATCCATTATGGACATTATCCATAATATAGAGCAGGAGATAGATGCTAACATGGATTTGTTTACACAGGATCTGTTGGTGTCTAATCTGGATCTTTTGCTAAAATATTGCGACCGTTTTTATAACCGTCAGTTTTTAACCAGAAAAAAAGCCAACAATGATTTACTTTCAAAATTGGAAGCTTTACTGGATGATTATTTTAAAAATGACAGACAGATTGTGAGTGGTATTCCTACAGTTCATTTTATTGCAGAGCAACTACACCTTAGTGCCAATTATCTTAGCGATATGCTTCGGGTGCAAACTGGGCAGACTACGCAGCAGCATATCCAGAACAGATTGATAGAAAAAGCAAAAGAACTGCTGTCTGCTACTGAAATGTCTGTTTCCGAAATTGCCTATCATTTGGGCTTTGAACATCCACAATCTTTTCATCGATTATTTAAAAATCGTACTTCTGTTTCCCCATTGGAGTTTAGGGCGTCGTTTAATTAA
- a CDS encoding NAD-dependent epimerase/dehydratase family protein, whose translation MQTILGANGQIGEELARELKRNFTSDIRIVSRHAQKVNDTDEIFSADLSVRDKAIEAVRGSEIAYFTLGLPISSDLWEKQFPVILRNVIDACKVNGTKLVFFDNTYMYPQDDRILTENIAFAPLGRKGRVRREMAEMVLKEIQSGELEAVICRAPEFYGPAKTQSITNTLIFNNIKEGKTLKVPLSDKKKRSLIWTPDASRATALIGNTPDAFGQTWHLPVDKSHPTYREFIRTASGIYGKDLKYSVVPKFVFSIGALFNKKMKELLELLPRYEHNNIFDDSKFRKRFPEFKATSYKQGIEQIKKEQFQQQNKSVI comes from the coding sequence ATGCAAACAATATTAGGTGCCAACGGCCAGATTGGCGAAGAATTGGCAAGAGAGCTGAAAAGAAATTTTACTTCAGATATACGTATTGTCAGCAGGCATGCTCAAAAGGTAAATGACACAGATGAGATATTCTCAGCAGACTTATCTGTTCGTGATAAGGCTATTGAAGCAGTTAGAGGCAGCGAGATTGCTTATTTTACATTAGGACTTCCGATAAGTTCTGATCTTTGGGAAAAACAATTTCCGGTTATTCTCCGTAATGTAATTGATGCTTGTAAAGTTAATGGAACCAAGCTTGTTTTCTTCGACAATACCTATATGTATCCGCAAGACGATCGGATTTTGACCGAAAATATAGCATTTGCTCCTCTTGGCAGAAAAGGTAGGGTAAGAAGAGAAATGGCAGAAATGGTATTGAAGGAAATTCAGTCCGGTGAACTGGAAGCTGTTATTTGCCGTGCTCCCGAATTTTATGGACCGGCTAAAACACAAAGTATTACCAATACTTTAATTTTTAATAATATAAAAGAAGGTAAGACACTAAAGGTACCATTGAGTGACAAGAAAAAAAGAAGTTTGATATGGACGCCCGATGCCAGCCGTGCAACAGCATTGATCGGAAATACACCCGATGCATTTGGCCAAACGTGGCATCTTCCTGTGGATAAGAGTCATCCTACATACCGTGAATTCATCAGAACAGCTTCAGGAATTTATGGTAAGGATCTGAAATATTCTGTAGTTCCTAAATTTGTTTTCAGTATTGGTGCTTTATTCAATAAAAAAATGAAAGAACTACTGGAGCTTCTCCCAAGATACGAACACAATAATATTTTTGATGATTCGAAGTTCAGAAAAAGATTCCCTGAATTTAAGGCTACCAGTTACAAGCAAGGAATAGAGCAGATTAAAAAAGAGCAGTTTCAACAACAAAATAAATCAGTAATTTAG
- a CDS encoding cation:proton antiporter — protein sequence MQKYRNIIFYITTIIFFSGLMYWFFIEGKTLEAGENIISKTSGGSTWDNFVDSFMVNLHHPLALLLIQIVTIILVARLFGWICMKMKQPSVIGEMIAGIALGPSLLGLYFPEFSAFLFPKESLGNLQFLSQIGLIFFMYIVGMELDLSVLRKKAHDAVVISHASIIIPFALGIGLSYFIYKEFAPDGVQFSSFALFIAIAMSITAFPVLARIVQERNLQKTKLGTIVITCAAADDITAWCILAAVIAIVKAGSFASSIYVIIMAIAYVFLMIKVVRPFLKRIADLQTGKGIMSKSVVAIFFLILIISAYATEVIGIHALFGAFMAGAIMPENTKFRNIFIEKVEDVALVVLLPLFFVFTGLRTEIGLLNHGHLWMTAGLIILVAVTGKFIGSALTAKFLRIGWKDSLTIGALMNTRGLMELIVLNIGYDLGVLSPEIFAMMVIMALFTTFMTGPSLDFINYIFKGKKSENEEDVDDSGRKYKVLLSFDGPESGSTLLRLADNFTHKMNGNKSITAMNIAPVQELHAFEMQDFENEQFVDVVQTSNELKLQITTLFKASNDAENDLVNITNKGNYDLLLIMLRRSIYEGSLLGRLLGFTTKIINPERLLNTVKGKSYMFNNSPFDDFTLGILDKSNIPVGIMVDKNFENAGKVFVPIFDLNDFYLVEYAKRLINNNDSQIIILDVVGQIRRNTEIRELIRSIEQIAPNHITLYNERTIEREFLESQDLMLISSKSWRSLIDSKSLWLSDIPSTLIISNP from the coding sequence ATGCAAAAGTACAGGAATATTATTTTTTATATCACAACTATTATATTCTTCTCCGGATTAATGTATTGGTTCTTTATAGAAGGTAAAACTTTAGAAGCCGGAGAAAACATTATATCTAAAACGAGCGGAGGATCTACTTGGGATAATTTTGTAGATTCTTTTATGGTAAATCTGCATCATCCACTTGCTCTGTTATTGATACAGATTGTCACTATTATATTGGTAGCAAGACTTTTCGGGTGGATATGCATGAAGATGAAGCAACCTTCTGTAATAGGAGAGATGATTGCAGGTATTGCTCTCGGTCCTTCTCTTTTAGGACTTTATTTTCCTGAATTTTCAGCATTTCTTTTCCCTAAAGAATCATTAGGAAACCTTCAGTTCCTCAGTCAGATAGGACTAATTTTCTTTATGTATATCGTTGGAATGGAACTCGACCTTAGTGTTCTTAGAAAGAAAGCTCATGATGCAGTAGTGATTAGTCATGCCAGTATTATTATTCCTTTTGCTTTAGGAATAGGGCTTTCCTATTTTATTTATAAAGAATTTGCACCGGATGGTGTGCAGTTTAGCTCGTTTGCACTATTTATAGCCATTGCAATGAGTATTACAGCATTCCCGGTTCTGGCAAGGATTGTTCAGGAGCGGAATCTGCAGAAAACTAAACTGGGGACTATTGTTATTACCTGTGCAGCAGCCGATGATATTACAGCATGGTGTATTCTGGCAGCAGTTATTGCCATTGTAAAAGCAGGATCATTTGCCAGTTCTATCTATGTCATTATTATGGCAATTGCTTATGTTTTCTTAATGATTAAAGTAGTGCGTCCGTTCCTGAAAAGAATAGCCGACCTGCAGACCGGAAAAGGAATTATGAGCAAATCTGTTGTTGCTATATTCTTCCTCATTCTTATTATTTCTGCTTATGCAACTGAAGTTATTGGTATACATGCATTATTCGGGGCTTTTATGGCGGGTGCTATTATGCCGGAGAATACTAAATTCAGAAATATATTTATAGAAAAAGTTGAAGATGTAGCATTAGTTGTATTGCTTCCTTTGTTCTTTGTTTTTACCGGATTGAGAACGGAGATTGGGTTGTTAAATCATGGTCATTTATGGATGACGGCCGGACTAATCATTTTAGTTGCTGTTACCGGTAAATTTATAGGAAGCGCACTCACAGCGAAGTTCCTTCGTATAGGTTGGAAAGATAGTTTGACTATTGGTGCATTGATGAATACCCGTGGATTGATGGAGCTGATTGTTCTGAATATTGGCTATGACCTTGGTGTACTAAGTCCGGAAATATTTGCGATGATGGTTATTATGGCATTGTTCACAACATTCATGACAGGGCCTTCATTAGACTTTATCAATTATATTTTTAAAGGAAAAAAATCTGAGAACGAAGAAGATGTTGACGATAGTGGTAGAAAATATAAAGTATTGCTCTCTTTCGATGGGCCGGAATCAGGAAGTACCCTGCTGAGGCTTGCTGATAATTTTACCCATAAAATGAACGGAAACAAAAGCATTACAGCGATGAATATTGCTCCGGTACAGGAACTTCATGCTTTTGAAATGCAGGATTTTGAAAACGAACAATTTGTAGATGTAGTACAGACATCTAATGAACTTAAACTGCAGATTACCACTTTGTTTAAAGCTTCTAATGATGCTGAAAATGATTTGGTGAATATTACCAACAAAGGCAATTATGATTTGCTACTCATTATGCTCCGAAGATCGATTTATGAAGGAAGCTTACTGGGCAGATTGCTAGGTTTTACAACCAAGATTATTAATCCGGAAAGACTGCTGAATACCGTAAAGGGTAAATCATATATGTTCAATAATTCACCGTTTGATGACTTCACTCTGGGGATATTAGATAAATCCAATATTCCTGTGGGGATAATGGTAGATAAGAATTTCGAAAATGCCGGAAAGGTATTTGTTCCAATCTTTGACTTGAATGATTTCTACCTCGTGGAATATGCAAAAAGGCTGATTAATAACAACGACTCGCAGATTATTATTCTGGATGTGGTGGGACAAATTCGTAGAAATACAGAGATCCGTGAGTTGATAAGAAGTATTGAACAGATCGCTCCTAATCATATTACATTATATAACGAAAGAACTATAGAAAGGGAATTTCTGGAGTCTCAGGATCTTATGCTGATTAGCAGTAAAAGCTGGAGAAGCCTTATCGATTCAAAGAGTCTTTGGTTATCCGATATTCCGTCTACTTTAATTATTTCTAATCCGTAA
- a CDS encoding LytR/AlgR family response regulator transcription factor, with product MTNTIRCVILDDELLAISYLKLLCEQIEGVEVVRVFNNPKYFLEEINDIDCDLCILDIEMPGLNGLQVAELISHKKIIFTTAYKEYAAEAFDLNVVDYVRKPIKKERLQQAFAKAKEFVEVPKNNFLEWNTNLGKSRIFTDQIAYIKTSEIDSRDKDLILNDRTVIILKNINFKTLLEMLPEKDFVQINKKEIIALKSIKVVSANEIITNISEDGEHFTKLHISEVYKTDLMEKLGN from the coding sequence ATGACAAATACAATCAGGTGCGTTATACTCGATGATGAGCTTCTGGCTATAAGTTATCTAAAGCTCCTTTGTGAACAAATAGAAGGGGTAGAGGTCGTTCGGGTATTTAATAATCCGAAATATTTCCTCGAAGAGATCAATGATATCGATTGTGATTTGTGTATTCTGGACATCGAAATGCCGGGATTAAACGGATTACAGGTTGCTGAACTTATTTCCCATAAAAAGATCATATTTACAACCGCTTATAAAGAATATGCAGCAGAGGCTTTTGATCTTAATGTAGTGGATTATGTAAGAAAACCCATAAAGAAAGAACGGCTTCAACAGGCATTTGCAAAGGCTAAAGAATTTGTAGAGGTTCCTAAGAATAATTTTTTAGAATGGAATACCAATCTGGGGAAAAGCCGAATTTTCACAGATCAGATTGCTTATATAAAAACTTCCGAGATAGATAGTAGGGATAAAGATCTAATCCTGAATGACCGTACAGTGATTATTCTGAAAAACATTAATTTCAAAACACTACTGGAAATGCTTCCGGAAAAAGACTTTGTACAGATCAATAAAAAGGAAATCATAGCACTAAAGTCCATAAAAGTAGTTTCTGCAAACGAAATTATCACCAATATTTCTGAAGACGGAGAACATTTCACAAAACTACATATCAGCGAGGTTTACAAAACCGATCTTATGGAAAAGCTTGGTAATTAA
- a CDS encoding histidine kinase, whose amino-acid sequence MNHEGIVLSGNTLVLLLILLLLVITGYLIYKISILQKEKKALTEDKKVLKNRLGNIRLDYIETKLNPHLFKNILNSVQSHAYQTYVSLDKLSGVLDYILYESSEKFVTPESELDFTSNLIEINKIKVNPLFDFRIKSQIDKQDPVYKEKVLAPLITVDFIENAFKHTDFLADDSFIFVLLSLKSGVLEIKVENRISPKSPLQKGNSGFGGESLEQRLKMLYKKKFSISKETHNNIYTAYLKIDLNDKYNQVRYTR is encoded by the coding sequence ATGAATCATGAAGGAATTGTGCTTTCCGGGAATACATTAGTTCTGTTGTTAATACTCCTGTTATTAGTTATAACAGGATATCTAATCTATAAGATTAGTATATTACAAAAAGAGAAAAAGGCCTTAACAGAAGATAAAAAAGTGCTGAAAAACAGGTTAGGAAATATCCGTTTGGACTATATAGAAACGAAACTCAATCCGCATCTTTTTAAAAATATTCTTAATTCAGTTCAGTCTCATGCCTATCAGACTTATGTGTCTCTTGATAAATTGTCGGGAGTGCTGGATTATATTTTGTATGAAAGCAGCGAGAAGTTTGTAACGCCTGAAAGTGAACTGGACTTTACGAGCAATCTGATAGAAATCAATAAAATAAAAGTTAATCCGCTATTTGACTTTAGAATAAAGTCACAGATTGATAAACAGGATCCTGTATATAAAGAGAAAGTTTTAGCTCCGCTGATTACAGTTGATTTTATTGAAAATGCTTTTAAACATACGGATTTTCTGGCCGATGATTCTTTTATTTTTGTTTTGCTTTCCTTGAAAAGTGGCGTTCTGGAAATAAAAGTAGAGAACAGAATTTCTCCAAAATCACCTTTACAAAAAGGGAATAGCGGTTTCGGAGGAGAATCTCTGGAGCAGAGACTTAAAATGCTCTACAAAAAGAAATTTTCTATAAGTAAAGAAACCCATAACAATATATATACTGCATATTTAAAAATTGATCTTAATGACAAATACAATCAGGTGCGTTATACTCGATGA
- the thiM gene encoding hydroxyethylthiazole kinase translates to MTMEEILWKHILSVRQKSPLVHNITNFVVMNNTANALLAVGASPIMAHASSEVKEMVNISSALVINIGTLDETWTESMLIAAEEASSLEKPWILDPVGAGATTFRDATLSKLLHCHPTVIRGNASEIIALAKANKTTTKGVDSTKASLEALDSAKILNEQYGAIICISGEKDIIIDREKIIFISNGHSLMTKVTGLGCSASALIGAFIGCIENKTEATAAAMALLGISGEVAVQESKGPGSLQMNLIDKLYNITKEEFISHIKISMS, encoded by the coding sequence ATGACTATGGAAGAAATACTCTGGAAACACATTCTGTCAGTAAGACAAAAATCCCCACTTGTACATAACATAACCAATTTTGTGGTCATGAACAATACGGCTAATGCATTATTAGCTGTAGGAGCCTCTCCTATTATGGCTCATGCCTCTTCTGAAGTAAAAGAAATGGTTAATATATCTTCAGCTTTAGTTATTAATATCGGAACCCTTGATGAGACATGGACAGAGTCCATGTTAATTGCTGCGGAAGAAGCCTCTTCACTTGAAAAACCATGGATATTAGACCCGGTGGGTGCCGGAGCAACAACTTTTAGAGATGCTACACTTAGCAAGTTGCTGCATTGCCACCCAACTGTAATCCGTGGAAACGCTTCCGAAATTATTGCACTTGCAAAAGCTAACAAAACCACAACTAAAGGTGTAGATAGTACTAAAGCAAGCCTGGAAGCTCTAGATTCAGCAAAAATTCTCAATGAGCAATATGGAGCTATTATCTGCATTTCCGGAGAGAAAGATATTATTATCGACAGAGAGAAAATTATATTTATTAGTAACGGACATTCACTAATGACAAAAGTTACCGGATTAGGCTGCTCCGCATCTGCACTAATAGGAGCTTTTATCGGTTGTATTGAGAATAAAACTGAAGCTACCGCTGCCGCAATGGCATTATTGGGAATTTCAGGAGAAGTTGCTGTACAAGAAAGTAAAGGACCCGGAAGTTTACAAATGAACCTCATTGATAAACTTTACAACATAACTAAGGAAGAATTCATAAGCCATATAAAAATATCGATGTCATGA
- the thiE gene encoding thiamine phosphate synthase — protein sequence MSITSLFPYQLYLVISEEACKGKNFLEVAEESILGGVDIIQLREKHCTTADFIRKSQQLKDITDKYNIPLIINDNSEVAKTLNTHGIHVGNNDISPVELRQQDFWKNKLIGYSIEYADQLYNEHTQTSDYLGISPVFATTTKTDTVTEWGLEGITKIRSITTKPLVAIGNISLQNATEVIQAGADCIAVVSAICSANDPQKAAYALKNKILK from the coding sequence ATGAGTATAACTTCTTTATTTCCCTATCAACTCTATTTAGTGATCTCTGAAGAAGCCTGCAAAGGCAAAAATTTTCTTGAAGTAGCTGAAGAGTCTATTCTGGGCGGCGTAGACATTATTCAGCTTCGCGAAAAACACTGTACTACTGCAGATTTTATAAGAAAATCACAGCAGCTAAAGGATATAACAGATAAGTATAATATTCCGTTGATTATAAATGATAATTCCGAAGTTGCCAAAACGTTAAATACTCACGGTATTCATGTTGGGAACAACGATATTTCTCCGGTAGAGCTCAGACAACAAGATTTCTGGAAGAATAAACTTATCGGCTATTCCATTGAATATGCAGATCAGCTTTATAATGAACATACACAAACATCCGATTATCTCGGAATAAGTCCTGTATTTGCGACAACAACCAAAACCGATACCGTAACAGAATGGGGACTGGAAGGCATTACAAAAATCCGTTCCATTACCACTAAACCATTGGTTGCCATTGGAAACATCTCATTACAAAATGCAACTGAAGTAATACAAGCCGGTGCAGATTGTATCGCTGTTGTTTCAGCTATTTGCAGTGCTAATGATCCACAAAAAGCAGCTTATGCACTTAAAAACAAAATTTTAAAATGA
- the thiD gene encoding bifunctional hydroxymethylpyrimidine kinase/phosphomethylpyrimidine kinase — translation MKKYTSPSVLTIAGFDGSGGAGIQADIKTFSALGCFATSVLTALPVQNTQGVRKIYSIPEEAVADQIEAILDDIFPSAIKIGMVHTPQLVDIIANTLNKYDKVPIVFDPVMVATSGHRLIEEETITAIVQRLFPVADVITPNMDEASILANMQVKTLDDMYTAGKRILDLGCKSALLKGGHQETDIITSLYFDESGKISSFETEKFQTNNTHGSGCTLSSAIAAYLAQGKNISDAVSLGQQYVFEAIKSAKDLKIGKGNGPLNHFFNPQKLIIHEMV, via the coding sequence ATGAAAAAATATACAAGTCCGTCTGTCTTAACCATAGCAGGTTTTGATGGTAGTGGCGGCGCCGGAATTCAGGCGGATATCAAAACTTTTTCAGCCTTAGGCTGTTTTGCTACGTCTGTATTGACTGCTCTTCCGGTACAAAATACACAGGGTGTACGAAAAATATATTCAATCCCGGAAGAAGCTGTTGCAGATCAGATTGAAGCGATACTGGACGACATTTTCCCCTCAGCTATTAAAATAGGTATGGTACATACTCCACAATTAGTAGATATTATTGCCAATACCCTGAATAAATACGATAAAGTACCTATTGTATTCGATCCCGTAATGGTAGCCACCAGCGGGCATAGACTTATAGAAGAGGAAACTATTACAGCTATTGTTCAGAGGTTATTTCCAGTTGCTGACGTTATAACCCCTAATATGGATGAAGCATCAATTTTGGCTAATATGCAGGTAAAAACATTAGATGATATGTATACCGCAGGCAAAAGAATATTAGATCTGGGATGTAAAAGTGCTCTACTAAAAGGAGGGCACCAGGAAACAGATATAATAACTTCATTATATTTTGATGAATCAGGGAAAATATCTTCTTTTGAAACTGAAAAATTCCAAACCAACAATACTCATGGCTCAGGATGTACTTTATCCTCAGCTATTGCAGCTTATTTAGCACAAGGCAAAAATATATCCGATGCTGTTTCGCTGGGGCAACAATATGTTTTTGAAGCTATAAAAAGCGCAAAGGATTTAAAAATAGGCAAAGGAAATGGCCCGCTTAATCATTTTTTCAACCCTCAAAAATTAATTATACATGAAATGGTCTGA
- the tenA gene encoding thiaminase II has translation MKWSEYTWKQIEEYYQSILVMPFVKELAEGSLSKEKFQFYMAQDSLYLEHFGRALAIIGARAYNINDVLSYMRFAENAIVVENALHESYFKDFDVKEKGKMQPVCHHYVHFLKSTAALDAVEIAMAAVLPCFWIYQKVGDYIYEHKKTDNNPYKKWIDTYSGEEFALAVRQAIEICDRAAEATTPEIRAKMTEAFITATQMEYYFWQAAYELKSWI, from the coding sequence ATGAAATGGTCTGAATATACCTGGAAGCAAATAGAAGAATATTATCAGTCGATACTTGTAATGCCTTTTGTTAAAGAATTGGCGGAAGGAAGTCTCTCAAAAGAGAAATTTCAGTTTTATATGGCTCAGGATTCTTTATACCTCGAGCATTTCGGACGTGCACTTGCAATAATAGGAGCCAGAGCATATAATATTAATGATGTTTTATCTTATATGCGTTTTGCAGAAAATGCTATCGTTGTAGAAAATGCATTACACGAGTCTTATTTCAAAGATTTCGATGTTAAAGAAAAAGGGAAAATGCAGCCTGTTTGTCATCACTATGTTCATTTCTTAAAAAGTACTGCTGCATTAGACGCTGTGGAAATTGCAATGGCAGCTGTCCTACCGTGCTTCTGGATTTATCAAAAAGTAGGTGATTATATATATGAGCATAAAAAAACAGATAACAATCCATATAAGAAATGGATTGACACTTATAGCGGTGAAGAGTTTGCACTTGCGGTTCGGCAAGCTATTGAAATTTGTGATAGAGCAGCCGAGGCAACCACTCCGGAAATCAGAGCTAAAATGACAGAAGCCTTCATTACAGCAACACAAATGGAATATTATTTCTGGCAGGCAGCCTACGAACTAAAATCCTGGATATAA
- a CDS encoding type II CAAX prenyl endopeptidase Rce1 family protein, giving the protein MIGIIAELAISWLLLWLFAKTNLEVLGLLPSKNRLINAGIGLLLSGICCIIYHVLKTYPADNNWILNKQISFTAILKSTWWTFKSVLFEELIFRGAILYLLTRTLSVKTSCFLSAIAFGIYHLFSYNAFGNPVQMVIVFLMTAILGLALAYSFTKTQSLYLPVSLHFGWNFFNIVIFSSGPLGSQLFIKANANKLQDGLSLVILVFQAIALPLLIWWYLSYISKKPKQI; this is encoded by the coding sequence ATGATTGGTATTATAGCAGAGCTGGCTATTTCATGGCTTTTACTTTGGTTGTTTGCCAAAACTAATCTGGAAGTTTTAGGGCTTCTTCCATCAAAAAACAGATTAATTAATGCTGGTATCGGCTTATTATTATCCGGAATATGCTGTATAATCTACCATGTATTGAAAACATATCCCGCAGATAACAATTGGATACTAAATAAACAAATTTCTTTTACAGCCATATTAAAAAGTACCTGGTGGACTTTTAAATCAGTACTATTTGAAGAGCTTATATTCAGAGGTGCTATTTTATATTTGCTAACAAGGACATTGAGTGTAAAAACATCATGTTTTTTATCCGCTATTGCTTTCGGAATTTATCATCTTTTTTCCTATAATGCCTTTGGTAATCCTGTACAGATGGTTATTGTATTCTTAATGACAGCAATTTTAGGTCTTGCATTAGCTTATAGTTTTACTAAAACTCAATCCCTTTACTTGCCTGTTAGCTTACATTTCGGATGGAATTTCTTTAATATTGTTATTTTCTCAAGCGGTCCACTTGGATCACAACTCTTTATAAAAGCAAATGCAAATAAATTACAAGATGGCTTATCATTAGTAATCTTAGTATTTCAGGCAATAGCATTACCTCTTCTTATATGGTGGTATTTAAGCTATATTTCAAAAAAGCCTAAACAGATTTAA